The nucleotide sequence TACAGAAGCTGCTAAATTACAAAGGCAACATCTTTCACATTTAAGCAGAATGACAGAAGAAGGTTATGCAAGTTTACTAGGGCCTTTTGAGGATGATGGCGATATTCGAGGAATTGTAGTGTATAATACCAGAACCTTGAAGGAGGCAGATAGTCTTGCCAATCTAGATCCTATGGTAAAGGCTGGAAGACTAAAAGTAGAAGTTCACCCTTGGTGGACGGCAAAAGGAGGAAAACTGAATTAATAAAATAAGTTATGGAGATCAAACATTTTAATGGAGATAAAAAAGGGCAATTTGAGGCATTTTCTGATGAAGAAAAAGCAGGATTAATGACCTATAAATGGTATGATGATCATTGTATTACTATAGACCATACAGAAGTTTATAGCAGTTTTGAAGGCAAAGGAGTTGGAAAGAAATTAATTGTAGAAGGGGTTGCATATGCTAGGAAAAATGATCTAAAGATAAGGCCTACGTGTCCGTTTGCAAAGAAATATTTAGAACGAACATCAGATTATGATGATGTGTTATATTAAATAAAAAAAACCGGTCCAAAAATACTTTTGGGCCGGTTTTTCAACTATAAACATACAAAAATCTTACCTCCATCCACCACCAAGGGCTCTGTAAAGATCTACCACTGCTTTTAACTGATTGAATCTGGCGTTTACAAGATCCAATTGTGAATTTAATGCATTTTCTCTAGCAGTTAATACTTCTAGATAATTAGCATATCCATTTTTCAATAACTCTTCAGAATAACCAGTAGCATCAGAATATGCTCTAAATTCCATAGACTTTACATCTATCTTATCTGTATTTGCTTTATAATTATATAAAGCATCTGAAACTTCTTTCCCTGCAGTAAGTAAAGACTTTTCAAAATTTAAGGCTGCTTGCTCCTTTTGAGATTGTGCAACCTCATACTGAGTTCTAATTTTTCTTCCATTAAAAATAGGTTCAGTTAAAGATCCTACTAGGGTTGCAAAGAGAGAGTTCACATCAAACAACTTATCAATATCAATACTTTGAAAACCTCCTGTGGCTGTTAATCTTAGAGATGGATAGAAATTACTTCTTGCTACATTGGTAAGCTCAAAAGCATTTATCAAATTATATTCTGCAGCAATTAGGTCTGGTCTATTCTTTAATAATTGCATTGGAACTCCAACTTCCATGTTGGTGGTAATT is from Gillisia sp. Hel1_33_143 and encodes:
- a CDS encoding GNAT family N-acetyltransferase, translating into MEIKHFNGDKKGQFEAFSDEEKAGLMTYKWYDDHCITIDHTEVYSSFEGKGVGKKLIVEGVAYARKNDLKIRPTCPFAKKYLERTSDYDDVLY